A single region of the Laspinema palackyanum D2c genome encodes:
- a CDS encoding ABC1 kinase family protein, whose product MVVKTAPKPLRWQRSNYSLLGRQLDIFSSAAQFMFYLWWDDKVARNAPHHRYRRAEWLVGTLLDLGPTFIKIGQALSTRADILPKEYVKALTTLQDQVPEFSSVEAIAVIESELGNSLYSLFRDFDEFPIAAASLGQVHKARLHTGDDVVIKVQRPGLEKLFQLDFQALQDLVKICNRFFPWTRKYELQEIYQEFVNFLSQEIDYVQEGKNADRFRDNFKDYSNIIVPKIYWRYTSRKVLAMEYLPGIKINDRQTLESCGIDVKQVNVQGICCYLKQLLEDGFFQADPHPGNMAVNQEGSIIFYDFGMMAEMKSLAKDRMIRTFFAVLRKDTEAVLNSLIEMGLVVPVPDMKPVRRMITFLLENFTEKPLEIKALRELRSELYAMFQQQPFRLPAQMTFILKSLTTLDGIARTLDPQYNPVACAKPFIRRVTTSRGKTSLISGLTQQAREFVQYRLQQPRQGEIIRRMEQRIERGELEFRVRSLESDRLLKRINLGIKSLIYACVSGFFLLTGAVLLIGTYPGGAIAFFTLSGFTFLIFLRSLLNLSVQEKFDNLSE is encoded by the coding sequence ATGGTGGTAAAGACGGCTCCGAAACCACTCCGTTGGCAACGCTCTAACTATTCTTTGCTAGGGCGTCAGCTTGATATTTTTAGCTCGGCTGCCCAGTTCATGTTCTATTTGTGGTGGGATGACAAGGTGGCGCGCAATGCCCCCCATCACCGCTATCGTCGGGCGGAATGGTTAGTCGGAACCCTCCTGGATTTAGGTCCAACTTTTATTAAAATCGGTCAGGCCCTATCGACGCGGGCCGATATTCTCCCGAAAGAATACGTTAAAGCATTGACGACCTTGCAGGATCAGGTCCCGGAATTTAGTTCCGTTGAGGCGATCGCGGTCATTGAATCGGAACTCGGCAACTCCCTTTACTCCCTGTTTCGCGATTTTGATGAATTCCCCATCGCTGCTGCAAGTCTGGGTCAAGTCCACAAAGCTCGTCTCCATACCGGCGACGATGTGGTCATCAAAGTTCAGCGTCCCGGGTTAGAAAAATTATTTCAACTCGATTTTCAAGCATTGCAAGACCTCGTAAAAATTTGCAATCGCTTTTTTCCCTGGACTCGCAAATACGAACTCCAAGAAATTTATCAGGAATTCGTCAATTTCCTCTCTCAAGAAATCGATTACGTTCAAGAAGGCAAAAATGCCGATCGCTTCCGAGACAATTTTAAAGATTACTCTAATATCATCGTTCCTAAAATCTATTGGCGCTACACGAGTCGCAAGGTTTTGGCGATGGAATATTTACCTGGCATCAAAATTAACGATCGCCAAACGTTAGAATCCTGCGGCATTGATGTTAAGCAAGTCAACGTCCAGGGAATTTGCTGCTATCTCAAACAACTCCTAGAAGATGGTTTCTTTCAGGCCGACCCCCATCCGGGCAATATGGCAGTCAATCAGGAAGGCAGTATCATCTTTTACGATTTTGGCATGATGGCTGAAATGAAATCTCTGGCCAAAGACCGGATGATTCGCACGTTCTTTGCTGTCTTAAGGAAAGATACAGAAGCGGTTCTCAATAGCTTAATTGAGATGGGATTAGTCGTGCCGGTTCCGGATATGAAACCCGTGCGCCGGATGATTACCTTTTTATTAGAAAATTTCACGGAAAAGCCCTTAGAAATCAAGGCATTACGGGAACTGCGAAGCGAGTTGTATGCGATGTTTCAGCAGCAACCTTTTCGCTTACCGGCCCAAATGACGTTTATTCTCAAATCCCTCACCACCCTCGATGGAATTGCCCGCACGTTAGACCCCCAATATAATCCCGTTGCCTGTGCTAAACCGTTCATCCGCCGGGTGACGACTTCCCGAGGTAAAACCAGTCTGATTAGCGGACTGACTCAACAGGCGCGAGAGTTTGTCCAATATCGCCTACAACAACCCCGCCAAGGGGAAATTATCCGCCGCATGGAACAACGGATTGAACGGGGAGAGTTGGAATTTCGCGTCCGGTCCTTGGAAAGCGATCGCCTCCTCAAACGCATCAATCTCGGGATTAAAAGTTTGATTTATGCCTGCGTTAGTGGCTTTTTTCTGCTAACGGGTGCAGTCCTGTTGATTGGGACCTATCCAGGCGGGGCGATCGCCTTCTTTACCCTCTCTGGTTTCACGTTTCTAATTTTCCTGCGCTCTTTACTCAATCTCTCGGTTCAGGAAAAGTTTGATAACCTCTCGGAATAA